A window of the Alnus glutinosa chromosome 4, dhAlnGlut1.1, whole genome shotgun sequence genome harbors these coding sequences:
- the LOC133866045 gene encoding uncharacterized protein LOC133866045: MVLSWIINSVSKEIAASVISVDSTETMWNDLRDRFSQQNGPQIFQVQKAISAMSQEDQSVSSYFTAHKGLWDECIVLYRFVFVENVLVVFSLVVQHKCQSKIFGDLESMSQNTAALLAKAPSPSQSTFTRPAAGNPSRYGKSSSFVRKDRPTCNHYGISGHTMEKCY; the protein is encoded by the exons ATGGTGCTGTCGTGGATCATCAATTCTGTTTCTAAGGAAATTGCAGCGAGTGTCATTTCTGTCGATTCCACGGAGACTATGTGGAATGATCTCCGTGATCGCTTCTCTCAACAAAATGGACCTCAAATTTTCCAAGTTCAGAAAGCAATCTCTGCCATGTCTCAAGAAGATCAATCAGTAAGCAGTTATTTCACTGCTCACAAAGGATTGTGGGATGAATGTATCGTCCTTTACCGATTTGTCTTTGTGGAAAATGTTCTTGTG GTTTTCTCTttggttgttcaacataaatGCCAAAGTAAAATCTTTGGGGATCTCGAGTCTATGAGTCAGAATACTGCTGCACTGTTAGCTAAGGCACCTTCTCCATCTCAATCTACATTCACTCGACCTGCTGCTGGGAATCCTTCTCGCTATGGAAAATCATCTTCTTTTGTTCGAAAGGATCGTCCTACATGCAATCACTATGGCATTTCTGGTCACACTATGGAGAAGTGTTACTGA